One segment of Triticum aestivum cultivar Chinese Spring chromosome 2A, IWGSC CS RefSeq v2.1, whole genome shotgun sequence DNA contains the following:
- the LOC123191333 gene encoding serine/threonine-protein kinase-like protein CR4, with the protein MDRFHTLIPCSAAGRPERRPHPAATSWRHDEAARAGASLPLTSPSKLAPPPVARRLPPVGLLLRGSRLVDPARGRVAGLPDISTPALPPSCTPARDWLACLPCDLLHPQGLLDYCVKAPINRSALLAMQVSNINLTSGINVLLGVSHAIKHLHCHANPPIIHRDIKSANILFDASWVPRLSDFASSVVWDMATQEEGMEVPVIGTFGYIAPECIMHCHLKPASDVYSLGVVMLEVLTGKSAYSQLKDDGTGGPLTDFALPIIEVGNIEELLDRRPVPEPTPWQLQAMKRVAQIAWCCGKLDAKDRPAISDIVASLEMAYELMCRDEAGSVDEPCLWPFVEQIDLPSDSPHSRSSSSAGYHSELAFLQGEVEMNADLTSFALPITEAGSIDELRDRKFHGEDRPAIPDIVASLEIAHEIICRDEPG; encoded by the exons ATGGACAGGTTCCATACCCTGATCCCCTGTTCCGCCGCCGGCCGACCCGAGCGCCGGCCGCATCCAGCAGCCACATCATGGCGGCACGACGAAGCAGCCCGCGCCGGCGCCTCCCTGCCGCTCACCTCTCCATCTAAACTTGCTCCGCCACCCGTCGCTCGGCGCCTTCCgcccgtcggcctcctcctccgtggaTCTCGGCTGGTCGATCCTGCCCGTGGGCGCGTGGCTGGACTGCCCGACATCTCAACTCCGGCTCTTCCGCCATCCTGCACGCCTGCCCGGGACTGGCTTGCCTGCCTCCCGTGCGACCTACTACATCCACAAGGTTTGCTGGATTACTGCGTCAAG GCACCTATAAATAGAAGTGCACTTTTAGCAATGCAAGTAAGCAACATAAATCTTACAAG TGGCATCAATGTGCTCCTTGGCGTGTCACACGCCATCAAGCACTTACACTGTCATGCCAACCCGCCGATCATCCACCGGGACATCAAGTCAGCTAACATCCTTTTTGATGCCAGTTGGGTGCCTCGTTTGTCAGACTTTGCTTCCTCGGTTGTATGGGACATGGCAACTCAGGAGGAGGGGATGGAGGTCCCAGTTATAGGCACATTTGGGTACATAGCTCCTGAGTGCATCATGCATTGTCATCTGAAGCCGGCGAGCGACGTGTACAGCCTGGGCGTGGTGATGCTCGAGGTTCTGACAGGGAAAAGTGCATATTCTCAACTGAAGGATGATGGGACAGGTGGACCTTTGACAGACTTCGCACTCCCCATCATTGAAGTCGGTAATATTGAGGAGTTGTTGGACAGGCGACCTGTACCGGAGCCAACGCCTTGGCAGCTGCAGGCGATGAAACGTGTGGCGCAGATTGCATGGTGCTGCGGGAAGTTGGATGCGAAGGACCGGCCGGCCATATCAGACATTGTTGCCAGCCTCGAGATGGCGTATGAGTTGATGTGCCGAGACGAGGCTGGTTCAGTTGACGAGCCATGTTTGTGGCCCTTCGTCGAACAAATTGACCTCCCATCGGACTCACCACACTCCAGGAGCTCGTCATCGGCAGGCTACCATTCCGAGCTG GCATTCTTGCAAGGCGAGGTAGAGATGAATGCAGATCTGACGTCCTTCGCACTCCCCATCACCGAGGCCGGTAGTATCGATGAGTTGCGAGACAG GAAATTCCATGGGGAGGACCGGCCAGCCATACCAGACATAGTTGCCAGCCTTGAGATTGCGCACGAGATAATCTGCAGAGACGAGCCAGGTTGA